Below is a genomic region from Synergistaceae bacterium.
ATAGGGTTTTCCGCTTCGCGCGGCGGTGTTTGCCGTCTTTACGGCGTCCGCGGCGCAAAGAGCGGCGTCCGGGGTCACTCCGAAGCCGTCCAGAAGGGACAGAAGTTCCATTTCAGCGTTTGCGTCGGCAACCAGGACGCGGAGTCCGGAAAAATCCGCGTCAGGAACTTTTTCCTGACCGATTTTCATCTCCACGTCAAACATTATGGTAGATCCCGCGCCAGGAACGGAGGTTACGTGGATGCTTCCCCCCATTTTCTCGACAATTTTCTTCGTCAGAGCAAGACTCAGAGCGGCGCTTCCGGAGCACGAGGAGGCGGGGTCGAAAATTTGACCCGCTTCTTTCTCCGTCATGCCACTTCCCATGTCGGAAACGGAAAAGCGAAGCCTGAGGAAGCCGTTTATTTCCCGCTCCAGAAGACTGACGAGCAGCAGGATTTCTCCCTTTTCCGGGGAGGATTTCCCGGCGTTTTCCAGAAGGCCGCGCAGCGCAATGGACAACCGGGCCGCATCTCCCACGTAGTTCATATCGATGCCCTTGCCGAAAACGACGCGAAGTATCTGTTGTTTCCGGTCCACGTTTTTCGCCACCAGAGCGCAGGTCTTCTCCAGCACCTCCTCCAGGTTGAAGGGAGAACTTTCCAGCGTCACATCTCCGGCGTCGATTCGCGCCAGCTCTCCGGCGTCGTTCAACAGGCGCAGCAGACGCTCTGCGCAGACGCCTTCGTCGTAAAGGCGGCGTCTGAGGGTGACCTCATTCTCCGCTTCACCCGTCCTTCCGGCAGTGGCCAGCTCTGCCATCTCCTTCAATGACCTCCCCAGCTCCCCGTCCATCCAGGACAACAAATCGCCCCTGGCCCGACACACCCTGAGCGCGCTTTCCCTGGCCGTTCTCAGGGCGTTCTCGTTTTCTTTGGCGAGAGCAAGGGAGAGGATCACCAGGCCGTAGGCTTTGATGACGGACAAATATTCCTGTGCGCGAGAGTTTTTTTCGCCACTGACCAGAGCCACAAAACCCATAAATGAGCCTCCCATGGAAAGGGGAACGGCTACGCAGGATCCCGCGTCCCTGGAAAACGATCCCGGCCAGGAATCCAGCTGGTTTACGACGACGTATTTGTCAACGGCCAGCGTATCCAGCCACGACGCCGGCCACTCACCTCCATTCATGCGGGGAATGCCGCGCAGATCCTGAGGCCAGTAATACCACCGGTAGGGAACTCCGTCGTCAAGGCACCAGAGGGCGACCATCGAACAGCGGAACGTGATGCACAGGTTTTTTAAACAGGCGTTCACCGCGCTCGTGTACCCCAGATGGTTCACCGACACCAGATTTTCGCCTATTTGCCCCAGTATCCCGATCTGGGCTTCAAAACGGTCGCGGAGCATCTTCAGAGGCGCGGCCATCTCGTTCTTCCTGGAGAAGGGGAAGTGTGACAGATTGCCCCTGGCAAGCTCCTTCATCGCCGTCGTCATCTCCACAGCGCACTTTCCGAAGAACCTGAGGTCTTCTCCGAAGGGGCGCAGTTCCTCCGGCAGCTGGTCCAAATCCAGATCGACGTCCGACGAAGCGGCCGCCACTTTGTGCAGGTACTCGGAAAGATATCTTCCGGCTTCAGCGAACGGCGCCTTGCGCAGGCAGTCGGTGAGATAACTCTCCGCTTCCTTGAATTTTTGCAGTTCCGACAAATTAATATCCTCCTCGAAGCTCGTCCGGGCCTGGGACGACGGAAATTCTGTTTCTTCCATTCTGCGAATTGTCATCTCAGTACAGCAGAACCGGCCCTGGCGCGACGGAAATTCTGTTTCTTCCATTTTCCTTCGCGTCGTAGAGACTGGCGTCGGCCCTGCCGAGGAACTCGTTCACATCCTGGCCCGGAAGTGGATTGGCACAAGCCACGCCTATGCTGACGGTCGCGGAGGTCATGGTGACTCCGTCTCCAAGGGGAACCCGGGTGATCTCCATTTTACGGCGGATTCTTTCAGCCACGGCCTGCCCGCCCCGCCCGTCCGTCTGGGGCAGCAGCACTCCGAACTCCTCCCCGCCCAGACGCGCCGCCATGTCAGAAGGACGCTGCGCCGACTCCTGAAAGATTCTTGCCGCGACTTTGAGCATTTTGTCCCCCTGGAGGTGCCCGTAAGTATCGTTATATATTTTAAACTTGTCAATGTCCAGCATCAAAAATGCAATGGGCGTTTTATCGCGGATCGCCCGCCGCCACTCCATTGTAAGGCGCTCTTCGAAATTTCGCCGGTTGGGAAGTCCCGTCAGGGCGTCGATTCGGGCCAGTTCCGCATTGACGCGTATCTGGCGGGCAATTTCCATCTGCGTGTGGACCCGCGCCTTAACGATGGTCGCATTAAACGGTTTTTTGATGTAGTCGACGGCCCCGAGAAGAAAACCTTTTTCCTCGTCGCTGATGTCGCTCAGCCCTGTGATGAAAATCACGGGAATTGCCTTTGTCTTCATGTCATTTTTCAAAACGGACAGAACCGCGAACCCGTCCATCTCCGGCATGAGCACGTCCATCAGAATGAGATCGGGCCTGTGCTCCGCTATGAGCTTCAGCGCCTGAATCCCGGACTTCACCATGCGGATTTCGTAGTCCGGAGACAGGATTTTATGCAAAGTTAGTAAATTCGCATTTTCGTCGTCCACAAGTAAAATGGAACCCTTATGATTTGTATTCACCTTCCCGTTCCCTCCCGTTCCCGGCATAAGGTCGTCATCGCGTCGGCGATTTGGGGTCCGCGTCGGAAGACAGGTGCAGCGCCAGCGTCCCGACCAGAGTCTCCAGGTCGATGGGTTTGCCGATATGGTCGTTCATGCCCGAGACCAGACAGCGGGCGATGACGTCTCCTCCTGTGTCTGCCGTAACGGCAATAATTTTCGTCTTATCCGCATCGTTCGCTTCCAGATCCCGTATGCGCTTCGTCGCTTCGAAACCGTCCATGACCGGCATATGCAGATCCATCAAAACGACGTCATAGCCGTTTTCGGAGAATTTATGCACCGCTTCGCTGCCGTCTTCCGCCGTATCCAGCTCCGCATGAAATTCTTCCAACAGCGCCGTTATGATGTCGCGGTTCGCCTCCACGTCGTCCACTACCAATATTCGCCTGCCCTCCAAAATTGCTCCAAAGGCGTCTTCCTTTGGGAGAACCACGTCGCCTTCATCAAAATCCACCTCCAGAGTGAAGAAAAAACGGGAGCCCCGGTCAGGTTCGGATTCCACCTGAACATCCCCGCCCATTTTCCGGACGATGTACCTCGCGATGGACAGCCCGAGGCCCGTTCCGCCGTAGGTTCTGGTGATACTGTTGTCTGCCTGCTCAAAAGCGTTCCACATGCGGGAGAGAGTGGAAGCTGACATCCCGATGCCGGTGTCGCTCACCTCGAAACGTATGGAGCACCTGCCGTCCTTAAAGCCGAGACAGTCCGCCGACAAACCGATGGAGCCTCCGGAAGGCGTAAACTTCACGGCGTTGGAAAGCAGATTGAGAAGAACCTGTTTCAACCGCGCCTCGTCGGCTGTGAGGCGCACTGGAATATTTCTGTCGATTTTTTCGACGAGAACCTGATTTTTTGCCTGAGTCTGCCTGGAAATTTGATCCAGCACGGACCTCATGGCGGCGTGGAAATGGAAAGGCCGCGCCGACAACTCAAACTTTTCAGCGTTGATTTTCACCATATCCAGAATGTCGTCAATGATGCCCGACAAACGCCCGGCCGCCTCGGAGATTCCGTTCAGGCAGTAGATTTTCTTTTCCTCATCGGCGGTTTTTGCCAAATGCGCCATGTTCAGGATGGCGTTCATGGGAGTGCGCATTTCGTGGCTCATGCGGCTCAGGAAATCGCTCTTGGCTCTGTTGTAATACTCCTGTTCCGCCAGAGCCCTTTCCAGCCGCTCTTTCGCCTCACTGAGCTCCGTCTGCATCTGTTTCAGCTCTGTTATATCGCTTCCCGTGAGACCCAGACCCACGTTTCCGTCGTGAAGGGCCGCCGAGAAAGCGGAAAAATTGATGATGCGAACCGAGCCGTCCTTACGTACAATGGAGGCTTCGAAGTCGTTGCTCCGCCCGTCCGGTGAAGATCGAGCGCCTAACTTCAGCAGGTCCTTCGCGCTCAGAATGAGCTTCATGCCCTGGGAAACCAGCTCGCTTCTCGAGTAGCCGGAGATGTTCACGGCAGCCGGGTTCAAATACTCCAAACACCCGTCCGCGTTAAGAAAGGCCATGAACTGGGGAGAGTGCTCGGCCACGGAGGACAGACGAACAAGCTCGTCTTTCGTCAGCCGGATTTGACGGGCAAGCTGAATCTGCGTGTCGACGCGAGCTCTGACAACAGCGCTGTTGAACGGTTTTCGGATGTAGTCCACCGCCCCCAGGTGAAAACCCTTTTCTTCGTCCTGTTCATCCGTCCGGCCGGTGATGAAAATAACGGGAATATGGTTCGTCTCCTCGTCCGCCTTCAATCGGGCGAGAACGGAAAAACCGTCCAGTTCCGGCATCATCACGTCAAGCAGAATGATGTCGGGCTTGTTCCGCGCCACCAGGCTCAACGCCTGACTGCCCGACTTCGCCATGAATACGGCGTAAGATGGCGACAGTATTTTACTGAGGGTCAGGAGGTTGATTTTTTCGTCGTCTACGAGCAGTATGGTGCTTTTCGATCCGCGTTCCACATCGCCGCCCCCTTTCTATGCACTGTCAGTGTCAGGGGCGTCCGCGATGGCTCGCCTGAGGTCCGGCAGCGTTTCCAGCGCGCTGAAGAAATCCAGATTCTGCAAATGACCGGCAAAGACCTCGTAGGGTTGGCCCAGGGGCGAAAGCGTTATCCTGATTTCTTCTTCCATATCGACGCACTCCGAACTGCACGTATCAAGAAGCGGTTCCAGTTTTTCAAGCAGAGCCAGCGCCTTTTCCCTGTCCAGAACACTGTCGTCTTTCCTGTTTTTCTCCGCCCGAGAGAGGATTTGACTCACCTCATCCAACACCAGGGACAGCTCTTCTTCCATCGGCTCCAGCGTTTTCCCCCTGCAGACGCTGTTTTGGGTCAGTTCCGTTTCCACCGCTTCAGCGATCCTTTTCAGCCGTTCCGCTCCAACGGCGGCGGCGCTGCTTTTCAGCGTGTGGGCCAGCCGCCGGGCTTCAATCGCGTTTCCGTTATTCAAACTGGAGGTAATGCTCGTGAAATCGGAGGCGTGGAACTGAGAAAAGTCTTCCAGTATTCTCATATACAGCTTTTCATCGCCCTGGATGTTGGCAAGGCCCTTTTTTTCGTCTATGACGAGGTTGGATTCCCCCTGTCCGCCGCCGGGATTTTCTTCGCCACAATCCCGGGGTTCGGCGGTTTTTTCCTCGCTTCCGTACGCTTCGACGAACGTCACTTTTTCTTTCGGAAGCCATACGGCCAAAACCTTATTCAGGGCTCTGGGGTCGATGGGCTTGATGAGAAAGTCGTTCATGCCCGCGTTGATAAACGTTTCTCTCATGCCGCTGACGGCGTTTGCGGAAAGAGCTACGATGGGCATCCTCCTGAAACGATCGCCCGAAAGTTCCCGGATGCGCCGCGTCGTCTCAATTCCATCCATTTCCGGCATCATGTGATCCATGAACACGAGGTCGTAGGGCTTCGCCTGAATCATTTCCATAGCTTTCATACCGCTGGCCGCCGTCTCCGCTTTTATGTAGTGCTGCGCCAGGTAGCCCTGCGCAACGGTGAGGTTGATGGGGCTGTCGTCCACCACCAGTACCGCCGCGTCCGGAAGGGCCTCCACGCGCGTGCCCTCCTTCGCGCTGTTCTCCGATTCGTTTTCTTCGCCTTCCACCAGGGGTATGCGAACCGTGAACGTGGAGCCTTTCCCGTATTCGGACTCCACGGAGATTTCTCCCTTCATCAGCTCCACGAGCTGCCGCGTGATGGCCAGTCCAAGACCCGTTCCGGTAATTCCGCGGTTCTCTCTGGTATCCAGCCGCTGGAACCTGCCGAAAAGCCTGGGGAGGTTTTCTTTTTTTATGCCGAGCCCCGTGTCCTTCACGGTGATGACAAGCCAATCGTGGCCCTGACGTTTTTCCCGCGTCATCTGCAGCTCCACGTAGCCCTCCTGCGTGTATTTTACGGCGTTGTTGATGAGGTTCAGCACGATCTGCTGCAGGCGCACGTCGTCGCCGTACAGTATCTTCGGCAGATCTTTCGCAAAACTGCTTCGGAACTGCAAAAACTTGTTGCGCAGCAAAATTTTCGTCAGAGAGCAAATGTTGTCGTACATCGCGTGGATGCTGAAGTTCACGGGAGTCAGATCCATCTTCCCGGCCTCTATTTTGGAGAAGTCCAAAATGTCGTTGAGAAGCTGGAGCAGCAGATGAGAGGTGCCCCGAATATCCCGCAGGTACCTGAGCTGCTGTTCATCCAGGTTGTCCGTCCGCATCAGATCACTCATGCCGATGATGGCGTTCATGGGCGTGCGTATTTCATGGCTCATGGAAGCCAGAAAATTGCTCTTCGCCTCCGAGGCCGCCCGTGCCGACCGGCTCTCCACTTCCAGATCCATGGCCCGATCATTGGCCTCCCGGATGGCGCTCAAATCCCGTATGTAGGCCACGACCCGCCACTCGTCGCGCCATTTCACCCGCCGGAGCGTGACTTCCGAGGGCAGAAGATTTCCGTCAGACGTCATGTGCTCCCAAAAATAAGCGACCTGTTCTTCCTTGTAAGCCCTGTGAATCATATCATGAGCTTTTTCCCGGCT
It encodes:
- a CDS encoding response regulator: MSELQKFKEAESYLTDCLRKAPFAEAGRYLSEYLHKVAAASSDVDLDLDQLPEELRPFGEDLRFFGKCAVEMTTAMKELARGNLSHFPFSRKNEMAAPLKMLRDRFEAQIGILGQIGENLVSVNHLGYTSAVNACLKNLCITFRCSMVALWCLDDGVPYRWYYWPQDLRGIPRMNGGEWPASWLDTLAVDKYVVVNQLDSWPGSFSRDAGSCVAVPLSMGGSFMGFVALVSGEKNSRAQEYLSVIKAYGLVILSLALAKENENALRTARESALRVCRARGDLLSWMDGELGRSLKEMAELATAGRTGEAENEVTLRRRLYDEGVCAERLLRLLNDAGELARIDAGDVTLESSPFNLEEVLEKTCALVAKNVDRKQQILRVVFGKGIDMNYVGDAARLSIALRGLLENAGKSSPEKGEILLLVSLLEREINGFLRLRFSVSDMGSGMTEKEAGQIFDPASSCSGSAALSLALTKKIVEKMGGSIHVTSVPGAGSTIMFDVEMKIGQEKVPDADFSGLRVLVADANAEMELLSLLDGFGVTPDAALCAADAVKTANTAARSGKPYDLIFTDLNLPDTGGIETVRSFSPEVDRSSVVLTATPLRWRAAAEEAEKAEIRRLLPKPVFPGDLRNVLTARNDEIGKNQATQSSDQFENRILLVDDQAAHRWVVTEMLGDSGIVIDEADSGEAALRMFAQSPENAYALVLIDVQMPGMDGYETAWRLRGTDRSDAKKSPDDCETTWRLRGTDRTDAKNVPIVALISDFPANERDANVQRALEAGMNGYLTKPLDYNALRNLVKRVLKNRFVSREM
- a CDS encoding diguanylate cyclase, encoding MNTNHKGSILLVDDENANLLTLHKILSPDYEIRMVKSGIQALKLIAEHRPDLILMDVLMPEMDGFAVLSVLKNDMKTKAIPVIFITGLSDISDEEKGFLLGAVDYIKKPFNATIVKARVHTQMEIARQIRVNAELARIDALTGLPNRRNFEERLTMEWRRAIRDKTPIAFLMLDIDKFKIYNDTYGHLQGDKMLKVAARIFQESAQRPSDMAARLGGEEFGVLLPQTDGRGGQAVAERIRRKMEITRVPLGDGVTMTSATVSIGVACANPLPGQDVNEFLGRADASLYDAKENGRNRISVAPGPVLLY
- a CDS encoding response regulator, whose amino-acid sequence is MERGSKSTILLVDDEKINLLTLSKILSPSYAVFMAKSGSQALSLVARNKPDIILLDVMMPELDGFSVLARLKADEETNHIPVIFITGRTDEQDEEKGFHLGAVDYIRKPFNSAVVRARVDTQIQLARQIRLTKDELVRLSSVAEHSPQFMAFLNADGCLEYLNPAAVNISGYSRSELVSQGMKLILSAKDLLKLGARSSPDGRSNDFEASIVRKDGSVRIINFSAFSAALHDGNVGLGLTGSDITELKQMQTELSEAKERLERALAEQEYYNRAKSDFLSRMSHEMRTPMNAILNMAHLAKTADEEKKIYCLNGISEAAGRLSGIIDDILDMVKINAEKFELSARPFHFHAAMRSVLDQISRQTQAKNQVLVEKIDRNIPVRLTADEARLKQVLLNLLSNAVKFTPSGGSIGLSADCLGFKDGRCSIRFEVSDTGIGMSASTLSRMWNAFEQADNSITRTYGGTGLGLSIARYIVRKMGGDVQVESEPDRGSRFFFTLEVDFDEGDVVLPKEDAFGAILEGRRILVVDDVEANRDIITALLEEFHAELDTAEDGSEAVHKFSENGYDVVLMDLHMPVMDGFEATKRIRDLEANDADKTKIIAVTADTGGDVIARCLVSGMNDHIGKPIDLETLVGTLALHLSSDADPKSPTR
- a CDS encoding response regulator; translation: MTENRAKGLEREDFEDEGSSASESENERLRLRMLIDNMPLGCTLQDSANNIIACSNGALRLFREPDRKKFIKNFWSYCPEFQPDGQKSQEKARELYRKTIETGEQKFEWMYRTATGEPLPTETVFVYVGNKRGDYYIGAYSRDLTEAKASEEEMREAEERVRAMLDSTPMAISMWDEEGKMLDCNLEALRLLELDQKIDYIEHFYDLQPARQPDGEKTLKKAQKLIRAAFETGYQRFDWLYQTASGKPLPVETILVRLPWKGKYRLAAYSRDLREIKMRELEAREADDRVYAMLDSLIIGCVFFDEKGEPVDCNERAVKLFHCRDKKDYLRKFYSFFPERQPDGSNSREKAHDMIHRAYKEEQVAYFWEHMTSDGNLLPSEVTLRRVKWRDEWRVVAYIRDLSAIREANDRAMDLEVESRSARAASEAKSNFLASMSHEIRTPMNAIIGMSDLMRTDNLDEQQLRYLRDIRGTSHLLLQLLNDILDFSKIEAGKMDLTPVNFSIHAMYDNICSLTKILLRNKFLQFRSSFAKDLPKILYGDDVRLQQIVLNLINNAVKYTQEGYVELQMTREKRQGHDWLVITVKDTGLGIKKENLPRLFGRFQRLDTRENRGITGTGLGLAITRQLVELMKGEISVESEYGKGSTFTVRIPLVEGEENESENSAKEGTRVEALPDAAVLVVDDSPINLTVAQGYLAQHYIKAETAASGMKAMEMIQAKPYDLVFMDHMMPEMDGIETTRRIRELSGDRFRRMPIVALSANAVSGMRETFINAGMNDFLIKPIDPRALNKVLAVWLPKEKVTFVEAYGSEEKTAEPRDCGEENPGGGQGESNLVIDEKKGLANIQGDEKLYMRILEDFSQFHASDFTSITSSLNNGNAIEARRLAHTLKSSAAAVGAERLKRIAEAVETELTQNSVCRGKTLEPMEEELSLVLDEVSQILSRAEKNRKDDSVLDREKALALLEKLEPLLDTCSSECVDMEEEIRITLSPLGQPYEVFAGHLQNLDFFSALETLPDLRRAIADAPDTDSA